A window from Culex pipiens pallens isolate TS chromosome 3, TS_CPP_V2, whole genome shotgun sequence encodes these proteins:
- the LOC120420702 gene encoding serine protease SP24D-like, which yields MKCATILLAVAVATFAPSIAESRRIVGGQFAEEHQFPYQIGLFLDGNFRCGGSIIDSQWILTASHCVLDGVDKIPAKGFKVHVGSANLEQGQLYAVAETFAHEKYGSFQNDIALIKLQDKLEYSEGVQPIELNTVELPVDTPVIISGYGRIGDGQPISEQLKYNTAFVESKEICRSMTGLSGKGLICFKSPADNGACNGDSGGPAAHNDKLVGVANFVLQGCGTQYPDGYAEVAYYVDWINEIKQKN from the exons ATGAAGTGCGCTACAATCCTCCTGGCTGTGGCCGTGGCCACATTCGCCCCTTCGATCGCCGAGTCTCGCCGCATCGTCGGTGGCCAGTTCGCCGAGGAGCACCAGTTCCCGTACCAGATTGGGCTGTTCCTGGATGGGAACTTCCGGTGCGGTGGCTCCATCATCGATTCCCAGTGGATTCTGACCGCGTCCCACTGCGTGCTGGACGGCGTTGATAA AATCCCGGCCAAGGGTTTCAAGGTGCACGTTGGTTCGGCCAACCTCGAGCAGGGTCAGCTGTACGCCGTGGCCGAAACGTTTGCTCACGAGAAGTACGGAAGCTTCCAGAACGATATCGCCCTGATCAAGCTGCAGGACAAGCTCGAGTACAGCGAAGGCGTTCAACCGATCGAGCTGAATACGGTGGAATTGCCGGTGGACACTCCGGTCATCATCTCCGGCTACGGGCGCATTGGAGACGGCCAACCGATCTCGGAACAGCTCAAGTACAACACGGCGTTCGTCGAGTCGAAGGAAATTTGCCGCAGCATGACGGGACTTTCTGGGAAGGGATTGATCTGTTTCAAATCTCCGGCTGATAATGGTGCCTGCAACGGAGATTCCGGTGGTCCGGCGGCTCACAACGATAAGCTTGTCGGGGTGGCCAACTTTGTGCTGCAGGGATGTGGAACTCAGTATCCGGATGGGTACGCCGAGGTGGCGTACTATGTGGACTGGATCAACGAGATTAAGCAGAAGAACTAG